The window CGGCAGCGGCAATTTCAAATGTCTTGTCGTGCGATCCGTACTCCTCGGCCTTTTGCGCCATCAGGCCAACATTGCTGACATCACCCATGGTCGCCGGGTCAAACGCGCCGTGTTGCTTGCAGTATTCGATCGTGGCCTGGTAAACACCGGCATAGTTGCGATCAGGAATCATCGCCTTGGTATCTTTTAACTTGCCATCGGGTCCCCACATTTTTCCCGATGAACGAATCGCTGCCGGCATTGACGCATCAATAATCACGTCACTGGGTACGTGCAGGTTGGTAATACCCTTGTCGGAATCCACCATCGCCAGCGCGGGTCTAGAAGCATAAATCGCGTTAATGTCCTGCTCGACCTGTTGCCGTTCGACATCGGGCAGCTCGCTGATTTTCGCAACAACATCACCAAAACCGTTACGCGGGTTGACGCCCAGGCGCGCAAACGTGTCGGCGTGCTTTTCGAACAGCTCACGGTAGAACACGCTTACTGCGTGACCAAAGATAATGGGATCGGACACCTTCATCATGGTGGCCTTCATATGTAGTGACAGCAGCACATCATCACTGGCAGCATCATTGATGGCCCGTTCAAAGAACGCGCGCAGCCTGGTCACGCTCATGACCGATGCGTCCACCACTTCACCGGCCTGCACAGCCAGGCTATCTTTCAATACCGTGGTAGCGCCACCGGCAACCAGTTCAATGCGAAGCTTGCCGGCTGCCTCCATAACCACGGACTGCTCACTGCCATGAAAATCACCGTCAGTCATGGACGCCACATGCGAGCGCGAATCGGCTGACCACGCGCCCATGCTGTGAGGATGCTTTTTGGCATAGCTCTTTACTGCCGCGGCAACCCGGCGATCGGAATTGCCTTCACGCAGCACCGGGTTCACAGCGCTGCCCAGCACCTTTGCGTAACGCGCCTTGATGGCGGCTTCTTCGTCATTGGCGGGCGCCGCCGGGTAGTCCGGAATGTTGATGCCCTGGGATTGCAGTTCCTTGATCGCGGCTGTCAGCTGTGGCACCGATGCACTGATATTGGGCAGCTTGATAATGTTGGCGTCCGGGGTCTTGGCCAGGTCGCCCAGTTCCGACAAGGCATCGGCGACACGCTGATCATCGGCCAGGTTTTCCGGGAAATTGGCAAGAATACGGCCAGCCAGGGAAATATCGCGGGTTTCGACAACAATACCGGTGGCACCGGTAAAGGCCTGGATGATGGGCAAGAATGAATAGGTCGCCAGCGCCGGTGCTTCATCGGTCCTGGTGTAATAA of the Gammaproteobacteria bacterium genome contains:
- a CDS encoding NADP-dependent isocitrate dehydrogenase, which translates into the protein MSASTIYYTRTDEAPALATYSFLPIIQAFTGATGIVVETRDISLAGRILANFPENLADDQRVADALSELGDLAKTPDANIIKLPNISASVPQLTAAIKELQSQGINIPDYPAAPANDEEAAIKARYAKVLGSAVNPVLREGNSDRRVAAAVKSYAKKHPHSMGAWSADSRSHVASMTDGDFHGSEQSVVMEAAGKLRIELVAGGATTVLKDSLAVQAGEVVDASVMSVTRLRAFFERAINDAASDDVLLSLHMKATMMKVSDPIIFGHAVSVFYRELFEKHADTFARLGVNPRNGFGDVVAKISELPDVERQQVEQDINAIYASRPALAMVDSDKGITNLHVPSDVIIDASMPAAIRSSGKMWGPDGKLKDTKAMIPDRNYAGVYQATIEYCKQHGAFDPATMGDVSNVGLMAQKAEEYGSHDKTFEIAAAGVVRVVDDSGNMLMEHAVEAGDIWRMCQTRDLPIRDWVKLAVTRARLTGQPAIFWLDENRAHDARLITKVNTYLKDHDTTGLDIRIMSPVDATRFTCERLTRGEDTISVTGNVLRDYLTDLFPILELGTSAKMLSIVPLLAGGGLFETGAGGSAPKHVQQLLEENHLRWDSLGEFLALAVSIEDLAIKTGNARARVLAAALDQANEQILDHDRSPSRKAGELDTRGSHFYLALYWAQALAAQDDDAGLKARFAPVAAQLATNEQKIIDELAAVQGKAVDLGGYYRPDPEKTAVVMRASQEFNSIMNRLLEGNA